A genomic region of Neisseria cinerea contains the following coding sequences:
- a CDS encoding phosphatase PAP2 family protein, translating into MPISFFGKRFFRVSLLPAAVLLPIFALIARAVASDGMLPYEETLMRQVRAVTPDTFYPVALVLHYLGKTAVAVPLVTFACACLCRLGRWREAVFCALSALLPTLNMLLLKAWFARPRPQLWTHPVEEGNFSFPSGHSTFSAAVAVMLTVCFRHTPYRRAVLSAGILFALLTGFSRIYLGVHYPSDVWAGWTNGLLCALTAYCVIMPSENRKTDTL; encoded by the coding sequence CCTGCCGCCGTACTGCTGCCGATTTTTGCGCTCATTGCCCGCGCCGTCGCTTCAGACGGCATGCTCCCGTATGAAGAAACGCTGATGAGGCAGGTTCGTGCCGTTACGCCCGATACGTTTTACCCTGTCGCGCTCGTACTGCATTATTTGGGCAAAACCGCCGTCGCCGTACCGCTGGTTACATTCGCCTGCGCGTGCCTCTGCCGCTTGGGGCGTTGGCGCGAAGCGGTGTTCTGCGCCCTGTCCGCCCTGCTGCCCACGCTGAATATGCTGCTGCTGAAAGCATGGTTTGCGCGTCCGCGCCCGCAGCTCTGGACGCACCCTGTCGAAGAGGGCAATTTTTCCTTCCCCAGCGGACACAGCACGTTTTCCGCCGCCGTCGCCGTCATGCTGACCGTATGCTTCCGGCACACGCCCTACCGCCGCGCCGTACTGTCCGCCGGCATCCTGTTTGCCCTGCTGACAGGGTTCTCGCGCATATATTTGGGCGTACATTATCCCTCGGACGTTTGGGCTGGTTGGACGAACGGGCTGCTGTGCGCGCTGACCGCCTATTGCGTCATCATGCCGTCTGAAAACAGAAAAACCGATACCTTATGA